A section of the Agarivorans litoreus genome encodes:
- a CDS encoding oligogalacturonate-specific porin KdgM family protein, which yields MAICSTCSFRCRFALSNCSHKGSIFKPCSDNTGKFALKGGYNFDNGILVAARYRYEGPQNNNSINKAELGDVKTNRTDLTAGWAGDIVGVSFNYIHKDANAEHKSNNLKINELETKVFLTNLGSYQPYVQYTQKNFDSTDYNSTPLKDDSQIKLGVSMKF from the coding sequence TTGGCAATTTGCTCTACCTGTTCGTTTAGGTGCCGTTTTGCACTTAGTAACTGCTCACACAAGGGCAGCATTTTTAAGCCTTGTTCTGACAACACCGGTAAGTTTGCTCTTAAAGGTGGTTATAACTTTGATAATGGTATTTTAGTTGCTGCACGTTACCGTTACGAAGGTCCCCAAAATAACAACAGCATAAATAAAGCTGAACTAGGCGATGTAAAAACCAACCGAACCGATTTAACCGCGGGTTGGGCCGGTGATATTGTTGGCGTGTCTTTTAACTACATTCATAAAGACGCAAATGCAGAGCACAAAAGCAATAACCTAAAAATCAATGAACTTGAAACTAAGGTGTTCCTTACCAATTTAGGAAGCTATCAGCCTTATGTTCAATATACTCAAAAAAACTTTGATAGTACCGATTACAACAGCACGCCTCTTAAAGATGATAG
- a CDS encoding substrate-binding domain-containing protein codes for MLPLCEQLLSAKRHLNEQVEQIANLDCLRLNLGVSAYLQDSAIAKVLSQFNQAYPQVDLHIYQRRDEQLLNWQQQPSLDLAICFYRDAFPSQFTVEPLCEIPVVAVCSRTHQLASATSTTLQQVLSHTWITVLSSTNTELWDPDTVQRQIAVEHHSLAIELCLRGVGVFVGQQQQLNPYIETGELVVLAHNDAIANEQLGLIYSKQTTISPAQQALINLCKAEFRNKPH; via the coding sequence ATGCTGCCCTTGTGTGAGCAGTTACTAAGTGCAAAACGGCACCTAAACGAACAGGTAGAGCAAATTGCCAACCTGGACTGTTTAAGGTTAAACCTTGGAGTAAGTGCGTATTTGCAAGATAGCGCTATAGCAAAGGTGCTTAGCCAATTTAACCAAGCCTACCCACAAGTAGATTTACATATTTACCAACGCCGCGATGAGCAGCTACTCAACTGGCAACAACAACCATCATTAGATTTAGCCATTTGTTTTTACCGGGACGCTTTTCCTAGCCAATTTACTGTAGAACCTTTGTGTGAAATACCAGTAGTAGCAGTATGTTCACGAACTCACCAATTAGCGTCTGCAACGTCAACAACTCTTCAGCAAGTGCTAAGTCATACCTGGATAACTGTTCTTTCTTCAACCAATACCGAGCTGTGGGATCCCGATACAGTACAAAGGCAAATTGCAGTAGAGCATCATTCGCTAGCTATTGAACTTTGTTTACGTGGTGTTGGCGTTTTTGTCGGCCAACAACAGCAGCTAAATCCGTATATTGAAACGGGTGAATTAGTAGTTTTAGCCCATAACGATGCCATTGCCAATGAACAACTTGGCTTGATTTACAGCAAACAAACAACGATTTCCCCAGCTCAACAGGCGCTAATTAATTTGTGTAAAGCAGAGTTTAGAAACAAACCCCATTAG
- the mioC gene encoding FMN-binding protein MioC → MDIEIIVGSTLGSAEYVADELEALLKEQHQVKIHLDAEFEELNKQAFWLICSSTHGAGDVPDNLQPFFQHLLENQPDLSSVSYSVVAIGSSSYDTFCGAGKDLDQTLSNLGAKKLKERLEIDVDLEPVPEEPAVAWLESWKNELNVN, encoded by the coding sequence GTGGATATAGAAATCATTGTGGGATCAACCCTCGGTTCGGCTGAATACGTCGCAGATGAGCTAGAAGCGCTATTAAAAGAACAGCATCAAGTAAAAATTCACTTAGATGCAGAGTTTGAAGAGCTAAATAAGCAAGCTTTTTGGCTTATTTGCAGTTCTACTCATGGCGCAGGAGATGTACCAGACAATTTACAGCCATTTTTCCAACATTTACTCGAAAACCAACCAGATCTTTCTTCTGTTTCTTATAGCGTAGTGGCTATTGGTAGTAGCAGTTACGATACCTTCTGTGGAGCAGGTAAAGATCTCGACCAAACCTTAAGTAATTTGGGTGCCAAAAAGCTAAAAGAACGTTTAGAAATAGATGTGGATCTAGAACCAGTGCCTGAAGAACCAGCAGTTGCATGGTTAGAAAGCTGGAAAAATGAGCTAAATGTGAACTAA
- the mnmG gene encoding tRNA uridine-5-carboxymethylaminomethyl(34) synthesis enzyme MnmG — translation MFYKQQYDVIVIGGGHAGTEAAAAAARMGQNTLLLTHNIETLGQMSCNPAIGGIGKGHLVKEIDALGGLMAQAADLSGIQFRTLNSSKGPAVRATRAQADRVLYRAAIRERLENQANLTIFQQACDDLIVENDQVVGVVTQMGLQLRARSVVLTVGTFLGGMIHIGLNNHAGGRAGDPPSIALAQRLRELPLRVDRLKTGTPPRIDARSIDFSQMQPQPGDTPTPVFSFIGKQSDHPQQIPCYITHTNESTHNIIRNGLDRSPMFTGVIEGIGPRYCPSIEDKVTRFADKNSHQIFIEPEGLTTHEVYPNGISTSLPFDVQVELVHSMKGLENAHITRPGYAIEYDFFDPRDLKQSLENKYLKGLFFAGQINGTTGYEEAGAQGLIAGSNAALYAQGKDAWAPRRDQAYMGVLIDDLATLGTKEPYRMFTSRAEYRLLLREDNADMRLTEQGRKLGLVDDHRWQLFNQKVEAVELERQRLKDTWVHTSSKQLDQLNPLLKNPITREHSLEELIRRPELNYQQLMEIDGFGPGLELPAAAEQVEIQIKYDGYIKRQLEEIKKTQKHENTLLPLDLDYSKISGLSNEVVAKLTNARPETIGKAARISGVTPAAVSLLLVYLKKHDLARKSA, via the coding sequence ATGTTCTATAAACAACAATATGACGTGATAGTGATCGGTGGTGGTCATGCCGGTACTGAAGCAGCTGCTGCAGCTGCACGCATGGGTCAAAATACCTTGTTGCTTACTCATAACATTGAAACTTTAGGTCAAATGTCTTGTAACCCAGCCATTGGTGGTATTGGTAAAGGTCACTTAGTAAAAGAAATTGATGCCTTAGGTGGCTTAATGGCACAAGCAGCCGACCTTTCAGGGATCCAATTTAGAACCCTAAACTCATCTAAAGGCCCAGCCGTTCGTGCAACTCGCGCGCAAGCAGATAGAGTGCTTTATCGAGCTGCGATCCGTGAGCGTTTAGAAAACCAAGCCAACCTAACTATCTTTCAACAAGCTTGTGACGACTTGATCGTAGAAAATGATCAAGTGGTAGGGGTGGTTACTCAAATGGGCCTACAGTTACGTGCACGCAGCGTAGTGCTCACTGTGGGAACATTCCTTGGTGGCATGATCCACATTGGTTTAAATAACCATGCTGGTGGCCGAGCAGGTGATCCCCCGTCAATTGCTTTAGCCCAACGACTCCGAGAGCTACCATTACGAGTTGATCGCCTAAAAACCGGTACTCCACCGCGCATTGATGCGCGCAGTATCGATTTTAGCCAAATGCAGCCACAGCCTGGTGATACCCCTACACCAGTATTTTCGTTTATTGGTAAACAAAGCGATCACCCACAACAGATCCCTTGTTATATCACTCATACCAACGAGTCTACTCATAACATTATTCGTAATGGTTTAGACAGAAGCCCTATGTTTACCGGTGTGATTGAAGGTATTGGGCCGCGTTATTGCCCCTCTATCGAAGACAAAGTAACTCGCTTCGCCGATAAAAACTCACATCAGATCTTTATTGAGCCTGAAGGCCTAACCACTCACGAAGTGTACCCAAATGGTATTTCTACCAGCTTGCCTTTTGATGTTCAGGTTGAGTTAGTTCACTCAATGAAAGGTTTAGAGAATGCCCATATAACCCGTCCGGGTTATGCCATTGAGTATGACTTCTTTGATCCTCGTGATTTAAAACAAAGCCTTGAAAACAAATACTTAAAAGGTTTGTTCTTTGCTGGACAAATCAACGGGACTACCGGTTACGAAGAAGCCGGTGCCCAAGGATTAATTGCAGGCTCTAATGCTGCCCTTTACGCTCAAGGCAAAGATGCATGGGCACCTCGACGCGACCAAGCTTACATGGGCGTATTGATCGACGATTTAGCCACTTTAGGCACTAAAGAACCTTACCGTATGTTCACTAGTCGTGCCGAATATCGCTTATTGTTACGTGAAGACAACGCCGATATGCGTTTAACTGAGCAAGGTCGTAAGCTTGGTTTAGTAGACGATCATCGTTGGCAGTTGTTTAATCAAAAAGTTGAAGCGGTTGAGTTAGAACGCCAGCGCCTAAAAGACACTTGGGTTCATACCAGTTCTAAGCAATTGGATCAGCTAAACCCATTATTGAAAAATCCAATTACTCGCGAGCATTCTTTAGAAGAGTTGATTCGCCGACCAGAGCTTAACTACCAACAATTGATGGAAATTGATGGCTTTGGACCTGGATTAGAACTACCAGCCGCCGCTGAGCAAGTTGAAATCCAGATCAAATATGATGGTTATATTAAACGCCAATTAGAAGAAATTAAGAAAACCCAAAAGCATGAAAATACTTTGCTACCTTTAGATTTAGATTACTCTAAAATTAGCGGTCTATCGAATGAGGTAGTTGCAAAACTAACCAATGCCAGACCAGAAACCATAGGTAAAGCAGCACGTATTTCGGGAGTAACTCCAGCTGCGGTATCATTGCTATTGGTATATTTGAAAAAACACGACTTGGCACGCAAGTCAGCTTAG